In Microbulbifer salipaludis, a genomic segment contains:
- the murG gene encoding undecaprenyldiphospho-muramoylpentapeptide beta-N-acetylglucosaminyltransferase — protein sequence MAEMNSAPFAGKKFLVMAGGTGGHVFPALAVARALQAQGGSVEWLGTMRGIEAQLIPAAEIPLHFITVEGVRGKGAGALLKAPLQISKAIWQARQVVKLVQPDAVLGFGGFATGPGGVAARLAGIPLIIHEQNAVAGTTNRLLAKIASRVLEAFPSGLPAATEVGNPVRPEIAALPEPATRVGKQAPARLLVLGGSLGAVAINELVPQALARMSEEKRPQVVHQAGQRHLDLAQEAYERVGVKANVVPFIADMAEAYGQADLVICRSGALTVSEIAAAGVGAILVPFPFAIDDHQTKNGEWLEKAGAACVIQQDALDAEELAGLLESLFAAPEKLLAMAEAARRVARPDATDQVLAVCREEMGC from the coding sequence ATGGCGGAAATGAACAGCGCTCCTTTTGCCGGTAAAAAATTTCTGGTGATGGCCGGCGGCACCGGTGGGCATGTGTTTCCTGCCCTCGCCGTGGCCCGTGCCCTGCAAGCGCAGGGTGGTTCGGTAGAGTGGCTCGGCACCATGCGCGGCATCGAGGCACAGTTGATCCCCGCGGCGGAAATACCATTGCATTTCATCACGGTGGAAGGGGTTCGCGGAAAAGGTGCCGGCGCATTGTTGAAAGCACCCCTGCAGATCAGCAAGGCGATCTGGCAGGCGCGCCAGGTGGTCAAGTTAGTACAGCCAGATGCGGTCTTGGGCTTTGGCGGATTCGCGACCGGACCCGGCGGTGTCGCAGCGCGACTCGCGGGTATCCCGTTAATTATCCATGAGCAGAATGCAGTGGCAGGTACCACCAACCGCTTGCTGGCAAAAATCGCCAGCCGGGTACTGGAAGCTTTTCCCAGTGGCTTGCCGGCGGCAACCGAGGTGGGTAACCCGGTGCGGCCGGAAATTGCCGCACTGCCGGAACCGGCGACGCGTGTGGGCAAGCAGGCCCCGGCCCGATTACTCGTTTTGGGTGGCAGCCTGGGTGCAGTGGCGATTAACGAGCTGGTGCCGCAAGCGCTGGCAAGAATGTCCGAAGAAAAGCGCCCGCAGGTTGTTCACCAGGCGGGGCAGCGACATCTCGACTTGGCGCAAGAGGCCTACGAGCGTGTCGGCGTGAAAGCAAACGTGGTGCCGTTTATTGCGGATATGGCAGAAGCCTACGGGCAGGCGGATTTGGTGATCTGTCGCTCCGGTGCACTGACCGTATCGGAAATTGCTGCAGCGGGTGTGGGTGCCATTCTGGTGCCCTTCCCGTTCGCCATTGACGACCATCAGACGAAGAACGGTGAGTGGCTCGAAAAGGCCGGGGCAGCATGCGTGATCCAGCAGGATGCACTGGATGCTGAAGAGTTGGCGGGTCTGCTGGAGTCCCTGTTTGCCGCACCGGAAAAATTACTGGCCATGGCGGAGGCGGCACGCCGCGTTGCCCGGCCGGATGCGACCGATCAGGTATTGGCCGTATGTCGCGAAGAGATGGGGTGTTGA
- the mraY gene encoding phospho-N-acetylmuramoyl-pentapeptide-transferase yields MLLWLAEYLQQYVKGFSVFNYLTVRAILGALTALGISLLVGPRMITWLNRLQVGQAVRDDGPQSHLSKSGTPTMGGTLILAAIFSGALLWSDLSNRLVWVTLLVTFVFGAVGFVDDYKKVVEKNSRGLIARWKYFWQSVAGLGAAIYLYMSATSPAETQLFVPFFKDVAINLGPVGFIVLTYFVVVGSSNAVNLTDGLDGLAIMPSVMVGGALGVIAYLVGHVEFATYLHIPSISGAGELAVFCAALGGAGLGFLWFNTYPAQVFMGDVGALALGAALGIIAVITRHEIVLFIMGGVFVMETVSVILQVASFKLTGKRIFRMAPLHHHFELKGWPEPRVIVRFWIITVVLVLAGLATLKLR; encoded by the coding sequence ATGCTGCTATGGCTGGCTGAATATTTACAACAGTACGTGAAAGGCTTTTCGGTCTTCAACTACCTGACCGTGCGCGCCATTCTTGGCGCGCTCACTGCGTTGGGTATTTCGTTGCTGGTGGGCCCCCGCATGATTACCTGGCTGAACCGCCTGCAGGTGGGCCAGGCGGTGCGCGATGACGGTCCGCAATCGCACCTCAGCAAATCCGGGACGCCAACCATGGGCGGCACCCTGATTCTCGCAGCCATTTTTTCCGGTGCGTTGCTGTGGTCGGACCTGAGTAATCGCCTGGTGTGGGTGACGCTTCTGGTGACGTTCGTGTTTGGTGCTGTTGGGTTTGTCGATGACTACAAGAAAGTCGTCGAGAAGAATTCTCGTGGACTGATCGCGCGGTGGAAGTATTTCTGGCAATCGGTAGCGGGTCTGGGCGCGGCGATTTACCTGTATATGAGTGCGACCTCACCGGCGGAGACGCAATTGTTTGTGCCGTTTTTCAAGGACGTTGCGATCAACCTGGGCCCAGTGGGCTTTATTGTGCTGACCTATTTCGTGGTGGTTGGCTCGAGTAATGCGGTCAACCTCACGGATGGCCTGGATGGTCTCGCGATTATGCCCTCGGTGATGGTGGGCGGCGCCCTGGGTGTTATTGCCTATCTGGTCGGCCACGTGGAGTTTGCCACCTACCTGCATATCCCGTCGATTTCGGGTGCCGGTGAGCTGGCGGTGTTCTGTGCGGCGCTGGGCGGGGCAGGACTTGGCTTCCTCTGGTTTAACACCTACCCGGCACAGGTTTTTATGGGTGACGTGGGTGCACTCGCACTGGGTGCAGCGCTGGGAATCATCGCGGTGATTACCCGCCACGAAATTGTGCTGTTCATTATGGGTGGCGTGTTCGTGATGGAAACAGTGTCGGTTATTTTGCAGGTCGCATCCTTCAAGTTGACTGGCAAGCGCATTTTTCGAATGGCGCCGCTACACCATCATTTCGAATTGAAGGGCTGGCCAGAGCCGCGAGTGATTGTGCGTTTCTGGATTATTACCGTAGTTTTGGTGCTCGCCGGACTGGCGACCCTGAAGCTGCGCTGA
- a CDS encoding FtsQ-type POTRA domain-containing protein gives MAKAKNVAREKAQPKKGRGKQAPRGARALPNADAPTGLRPLRLLLMLGFLVMVAAGLGYSARWLWQQAPAVELSRVDALENVRVKAPFRAVTEREVEDILLPHLRNGFFSLDIGELRAALMANPWIVNAAVSRRWPNGVEVVVEEAEPLAIWGGDQLLIASGELLPRPDNLQDLRLPELAGDAELVERIMVQYQALAGLLTTKDMEVRRLSFDDLAGWQLELVSGIRLQLGHDELLERVGRFLSLTRGVLAPHLQKIVGVDTRYNNAVAVQWKTKDKIEN, from the coding sequence GTGGCAAAAGCGAAAAACGTGGCGAGAGAAAAGGCCCAACCCAAGAAGGGCCGTGGCAAGCAGGCGCCCCGCGGTGCGCGTGCACTGCCCAATGCGGATGCCCCGACGGGACTGCGGCCCCTCCGGTTACTGCTGATGCTGGGTTTTCTGGTCATGGTGGCGGCGGGGCTTGGATACAGCGCCCGCTGGTTGTGGCAGCAGGCACCCGCGGTGGAGTTGAGCCGTGTGGATGCGCTGGAAAATGTGCGGGTTAAGGCACCCTTTCGCGCCGTCACCGAGCGAGAAGTTGAAGACATCTTGCTGCCACATCTGCGCAACGGATTCTTCTCGCTGGATATTGGCGAGCTGCGGGCGGCCCTGATGGCCAACCCCTGGATTGTAAATGCAGCGGTTAGTCGTCGCTGGCCCAACGGTGTTGAGGTGGTGGTGGAAGAGGCTGAGCCTCTCGCCATCTGGGGTGGGGATCAGTTACTTATCGCGAGTGGCGAATTGCTGCCCCGGCCAGATAATTTGCAGGATTTGCGCTTACCGGAGTTGGCCGGCGACGCAGAGCTGGTGGAACGCATCATGGTGCAGTACCAGGCGCTGGCCGGGTTGCTCACCACAAAGGATATGGAAGTACGCCGTCTGTCGTTTGACGATTTGGCGGGGTGGCAACTCGAGCTGGTCAGCGGAATTCGCCTGCAGCTCGGCCACGACGAGTTGCTGGAGCGGGTGGGCCGCTTTCTCAGCTTGACGCGGGGCGTACTGGCGCCGCATCTGCAAAAAATTGTGGGGGTTGATACCCGCTATAACAATGCAGTTGCCGTGCAATGGAAAACGAAAGACAAAATAGAAAACTGA
- the ftsW gene encoding putative lipid II flippase FtsW, whose product MSRKERVALEVAANDQADEFAWVLPFCVLALASIGVVMVASASIAFAADVYGDSWYFLKRHLVFLAAGAFGAFVVSRVSLAVWSNLSWTLLFFALGMLLIVLIPGVGRAVNGSMRWIALGPITVQPAEIAKFCCLIFFASFLTRRNEKLRHWSSFMVPISVLGVVAVLLLLEPDFGSVVVISGTALAMVFLAGARLPHTFLLVGLAACGLVLMALVSPYRLQRLTTFLDPWGEQFAGGYQLTQSLIAFGRGEWFGVGLGNSVQKLFYLPEAHTDFVFAILAEEWGMLGGLVVIALYATLTWSLLRLVRKALAKQAFFAALLTFGIAVLLAGQAFVNMGVASGLLPTKGLTLPFVSSGGSSLVVCFALFGLAWRTQKELSSEVPVAEGGIAGIRQLPIFNPLQMGDRKTGEAA is encoded by the coding sequence GTGAGCCGGAAAGAGCGTGTAGCCCTCGAGGTGGCGGCAAATGACCAGGCTGACGAGTTTGCCTGGGTGTTGCCGTTCTGTGTTCTGGCCCTGGCGAGCATCGGTGTGGTGATGGTGGCCTCGGCTTCCATCGCATTCGCCGCCGATGTGTATGGTGATTCCTGGTATTTCCTGAAGCGCCATCTGGTATTCCTGGCGGCCGGCGCTTTTGGGGCCTTCGTGGTGAGCAGAGTGTCTCTGGCAGTCTGGTCCAACCTGTCTTGGACACTGCTGTTTTTTGCACTGGGTATGCTCCTGATCGTGCTGATCCCCGGTGTGGGGCGTGCGGTGAATGGCAGTATGCGCTGGATTGCCTTGGGGCCGATTACGGTACAGCCGGCGGAAATTGCAAAATTCTGCTGCCTGATTTTTTTCGCCAGTTTCCTGACCCGCAGGAATGAAAAGCTGCGCCACTGGAGCAGTTTTATGGTGCCCATCTCGGTGCTCGGCGTGGTGGCGGTACTGCTGTTGCTGGAGCCGGATTTTGGCTCTGTGGTGGTTATTTCGGGCACGGCCCTGGCGATGGTGTTTCTCGCCGGCGCGCGCTTGCCACATACATTTTTACTGGTGGGGCTCGCGGCCTGTGGGCTGGTGTTGATGGCTCTGGTGAGCCCATATCGGCTGCAGCGCTTGACCACCTTCCTGGATCCCTGGGGCGAGCAGTTTGCAGGCGGGTACCAGTTGACGCAGTCACTGATCGCATTCGGCCGCGGCGAATGGTTTGGTGTGGGCCTGGGGAATAGTGTGCAGAAACTGTTTTATTTGCCCGAGGCGCATACGGATTTTGTATTTGCCATTCTGGCGGAAGAGTGGGGCATGCTGGGTGGGCTGGTTGTGATTGCGCTCTATGCGACTCTCACCTGGTCGTTGCTGCGCCTGGTGAGAAAGGCGCTGGCGAAGCAGGCCTTTTTTGCCGCGCTGCTGACTTTCGGCATTGCGGTACTGCTTGCCGGGCAGGCCTTCGTCAACATGGGTGTGGCATCCGGCCTGTTACCCACCAAAGGGCTCACGCTGCCCTTTGTCAGTTCCGGTGGCTCCAGCCTGGTGGTGTGTTTTGCCCTGTTTGGCTTGGCCTGGCGTACGCAGAAGGAATTGAGTAGCGAAGTGCCGGTCGCTGAAGGGGGCATTGCGGGTATCCGACAGTTGCCGATTTTTAACCCCCTGCAAATGGGTGATCGAAAAACCGGGGAGGCGGCCTGA
- a CDS encoding UDP-N-acetylmuramoyl-tripeptide--D-alanyl-D-alanine ligase, producing the protein MIAPLSLQQLQQRFGGELLNGSIEFSAVCTDTRKLDNEALFVALRGENFDAHDFLGQLEGKVRGVVTEQPIEGSELPQWVVADTTIALGQIGLLCREQFDGPVIGITGSCGKTTVKEMLSAIFGQRHKVCVTQGNLNNHFGVPMTLFSLEPEHQVMIVEMGASGPDEIGYLCSIAKPQITAVNNVMPAHVEGFGSIDGIATAKGQIYTSLQNGGVAVVNADDNYADYWRGRMPEGVRTLEVGFGHQWAVHPDNIVLNALGCPAFDLVIEGVSHPVKLQLLGEHNVHNALVAAGCAYAAGIPVAEIAEGLSLAGSVGGRMQSFRGKSGAAVIDDSYNANPGSVSAAIELLAQRDGKKILVLGDMAELGPDADKSHREMGRLALERGIDQLFTLGPLSAAASIEFASGHQHNPRNFSEREALIQALVPELDEGTTVLVKGSRSARMELVVQALTDGNQ; encoded by the coding sequence ATGATTGCCCCCCTGTCTTTGCAGCAGTTGCAGCAGCGCTTCGGTGGCGAGTTGCTGAACGGTTCCATCGAGTTTAGTGCGGTGTGCACTGATACACGCAAGCTCGACAATGAAGCACTGTTCGTTGCTCTGCGTGGGGAAAATTTCGACGCGCACGATTTCCTCGGTCAACTGGAGGGGAAAGTCCGTGGTGTTGTCACCGAACAGCCGATTGAAGGTTCGGAGCTACCCCAGTGGGTGGTCGCTGACACCACCATCGCACTCGGGCAGATTGGCCTGCTGTGTCGTGAGCAATTCGACGGGCCGGTGATCGGCATAACCGGATCCTGCGGCAAAACGACCGTCAAGGAAATGCTGTCGGCCATTTTTGGCCAGCGCCACAAGGTGTGCGTGACCCAGGGCAACCTGAACAATCATTTTGGCGTTCCCATGACGCTCTTCTCGCTGGAGCCTGAACATCAGGTGATGATCGTGGAGATGGGCGCGAGTGGGCCAGATGAAATCGGCTATTTGTGCAGCATTGCCAAACCGCAAATCACCGCGGTGAACAATGTCATGCCGGCGCATGTGGAAGGCTTCGGCTCGATCGATGGCATTGCCACTGCCAAAGGGCAGATATACACCAGCCTGCAAAACGGCGGTGTTGCGGTGGTCAACGCCGATGACAATTACGCAGACTACTGGCGCGGCAGAATGCCCGAGGGCGTGCGCACCTTGGAGGTCGGTTTTGGCCATCAGTGGGCGGTGCACCCGGACAACATCGTGTTGAACGCACTGGGTTGCCCGGCATTTGACCTGGTGATTGAAGGTGTGTCGCACCCGGTGAAGCTTCAGCTACTGGGCGAGCATAACGTGCATAACGCTTTGGTGGCTGCCGGCTGCGCCTATGCCGCAGGTATCCCGGTGGCGGAAATCGCCGAGGGGCTTAGCCTTGCCGGCAGTGTCGGCGGACGCATGCAGTCTTTCCGGGGCAAGTCCGGTGCCGCCGTAATCGATGACAGCTACAACGCAAACCCCGGATCCGTCAGTGCGGCAATCGAGCTGCTGGCACAGCGCGACGGTAAAAAAATTCTGGTGCTTGGTGATATGGCGGAGCTGGGGCCAGACGCCGACAAGTCGCACCGTGAAATGGGGCGCCTGGCGTTGGAGCGCGGAATCGATCAACTGTTTACTCTCGGTCCATTGAGTGCGGCGGCGAGTATTGAGTTCGCCTCCGGCCATCAACACAACCCGAGAAATTTCTCCGAGCGCGAAGCCCTGATTCAGGCGCTGGTGCCGGAGTTGGATGAAGGCACTACGGTGCTGGTGAAAGGTTCCCGCAGCGCGCGTATGGAACTGGTGGTACAAGCGCTTACCGACGGGAATCAATAA
- the murD gene encoding UDP-N-acetylmuramoyl-L-alanine--D-glutamate ligase, giving the protein MNLIATSEKKVVIGLGATGQSVVRFLLRQGFSPVVVDSRDAPPALDAFRAQYPDVPVECGPLSKETLLAASEIIASPGIGVAEPAIAAAVAAGVPVIGDIELFARELAKADPAPKVIAITGSNGKSTVTTLLGEMARAAGVDVRVGGNIGVPVLDLLASGEKLPELFVLELSSFQLETTYSLRSDVATILNMSADHMDRYPGMAAYHRAKQRVYRHAQQFVINRADPLTRGPLSRESREWSFGLDRPDLQQFGLIEEAGDRWLAQGAKKLMPARELGMVGSHNIANALAALALGNAVGLPMDAMLDSLRHFAGLTHRCERVADCAGVTFVNDSKGTNVGATRAALDGLADSQRKIVLIAGGDGKGADFSALVDAAHTLRGLVTIGVDGAKIAQVFADKVPQQAAETMDQAVTKAADMAQQGDYVLLSPACASFDMYRNFEARGEDFRRAVNDLVDTSVAAQGAGGSQ; this is encoded by the coding sequence ATGAACCTCATCGCAACCTCAGAGAAAAAAGTGGTGATCGGGCTGGGCGCTACCGGGCAATCGGTCGTGCGCTTCCTGCTGCGCCAGGGTTTCTCGCCGGTTGTGGTGGATAGCCGCGATGCACCACCCGCACTGGACGCGTTCCGCGCCCAGTACCCGGACGTGCCGGTTGAATGTGGCCCGCTCAGCAAAGAAACCCTGCTGGCGGCCAGTGAGATTATCGCAAGCCCTGGAATCGGGGTGGCCGAGCCGGCCATCGCCGCGGCTGTGGCGGCAGGCGTTCCCGTGATTGGCGATATCGAGTTGTTTGCGCGTGAGCTGGCCAAGGCTGACCCCGCGCCCAAAGTGATCGCAATCACCGGCTCCAACGGCAAAAGCACCGTCACCACGCTGTTGGGTGAAATGGCGCGAGCGGCGGGCGTGGATGTGCGAGTGGGCGGCAACATCGGCGTGCCGGTACTGGATCTTCTGGCCTCTGGCGAAAAGCTACCGGAACTGTTTGTGCTGGAGCTGTCCAGCTTTCAACTGGAAACCACTTACTCCCTGCGCTCCGATGTTGCGACGATTCTGAATATGAGCGCCGATCATATGGACCGCTACCCGGGCATGGCGGCCTATCACCGCGCCAAGCAGCGGGTGTACCGGCATGCGCAACAGTTTGTCATCAATCGCGCCGACCCGTTGACCCGTGGGCCCTTGTCGCGGGAAAGCCGCGAGTGGAGCTTTGGTCTGGACCGCCCGGACCTGCAGCAGTTTGGGTTGATTGAGGAGGCGGGCGATCGCTGGCTGGCACAGGGTGCGAAAAAACTGATGCCTGCGCGTGAGCTGGGGATGGTGGGTAGCCACAACATAGCCAATGCGCTGGCTGCTCTGGCGCTGGGTAATGCCGTGGGCTTGCCGATGGACGCAATGCTGGATTCGCTGCGTCACTTCGCTGGCTTGACCCACCGTTGTGAGCGCGTGGCCGATTGTGCGGGTGTCACATTTGTGAACGACTCCAAGGGCACCAATGTGGGTGCGACGCGCGCAGCCCTGGATGGGCTTGCCGATAGCCAACGCAAGATCGTCTTGATTGCCGGCGGCGATGGCAAGGGAGCGGACTTCTCTGCACTTGTCGACGCGGCGCATACCCTACGTGGCCTGGTAACCATCGGTGTCGACGGTGCGAAAATCGCGCAGGTGTTTGCGGACAAGGTGCCCCAACAAGCCGCTGAAACGATGGATCAGGCGGTAACAAAGGCCGCCGACATGGCGCAGCAAGGCGATTACGTGCTGCTCTCTCCGGCCTGCGCCAGTTTCGATATGTATCGCAATTTTGAAGCGCGTGGCGAAGACTTTCGCCGTGCGGTGAATGATCTGGTGGATACCTCTGTGGCGGCGCAAGGCGCAGGAGGTAGTCAGTGA
- the murC gene encoding UDP-N-acetylmuramate--L-alanine ligase yields MKSGESHYHVPIMRRTRRIHFIGVGGAGMSGIAEVLQNQGYEVSGSDLRDSKVTERLRKLGVKIQIGHTAENVSDVDVVVNSSAVYGDNPELVAARENRIPVVRRAEMLGELMRYRYGIAVAGTHGKTTTTSLIASIFAAAGKDPTFVIGGLVNSAGTNAALGESRYLIAEADESDASFLHLQPMVTVVTNIDADHMETYGGDFEKVKQIFIDFIQNLPFYGLAVVCGDDANVQEIIPRMARPVTTYGFTEDNDFRISDVKQEPLRSCFTVHRPGGDTLDVCVNTPGIHNVLNATAAIAVATEEGVSDEAIREGLNGFQGVGRRFQIYGEYPVSDDTEAEKVMLVDDYGHHPREVAATIKTVRDGWPERRLVMVYQPHRYTRTRDLFEDFVQVLSQVDKLVLLDVYSAGEAVIPGADGRTLARSIRNRGQIDPIFVESVDQVPPILADLLEPGDIVLTQGAGNVGGLAQQLSEWRLGDHAGSAD; encoded by the coding sequence ATGAAGTCAGGCGAAAGCCACTACCACGTGCCGATTATGCGCCGTACTCGCCGCATCCATTTTATTGGTGTGGGTGGTGCCGGTATGAGTGGTATCGCCGAGGTACTACAGAATCAGGGCTACGAAGTGTCTGGTTCGGATCTGCGGGACAGCAAGGTCACCGAACGACTGCGCAAGTTGGGGGTCAAGATTCAGATTGGGCACACCGCAGAAAATGTGAGCGATGTGGATGTCGTGGTGAATTCTTCGGCCGTTTATGGCGATAACCCGGAGCTTGTGGCTGCGCGGGAAAATCGTATTCCGGTAGTGCGCCGTGCAGAAATGCTCGGTGAGTTGATGCGCTATCGCTACGGTATCGCGGTTGCCGGTACCCATGGCAAAACCACAACCACCAGCCTGATCGCCTCTATTTTTGCGGCTGCGGGCAAGGATCCGACATTCGTAATCGGGGGGCTGGTGAACAGTGCCGGCACAAACGCGGCGCTCGGGGAGAGTCGTTACCTGATTGCGGAAGCCGATGAAAGTGATGCGTCCTTCCTGCACCTGCAGCCGATGGTCACGGTGGTGACCAACATCGATGCGGACCATATGGAAACGTATGGCGGAGATTTCGAGAAGGTTAAGCAGATCTTTATCGATTTCATCCAGAACCTCCCGTTTTATGGCCTTGCGGTAGTCTGCGGGGATGATGCCAATGTGCAGGAAATTATCCCGCGGATGGCGCGGCCGGTGACGACCTACGGGTTCACAGAGGATAACGATTTTCGTATCAGCGATGTGAAGCAGGAGCCACTGCGCAGCTGTTTCACCGTGCATCGTCCCGGAGGCGACACGCTGGATGTGTGCGTCAATACGCCTGGTATTCACAATGTACTGAATGCGACCGCGGCGATTGCGGTGGCAACAGAAGAGGGCGTCAGTGACGAGGCCATTCGTGAAGGCTTGAACGGATTTCAGGGGGTTGGTCGCCGTTTCCAGATTTACGGCGAGTATCCGGTGAGCGACGACACCGAAGCAGAAAAAGTGATGCTGGTGGACGATTACGGCCACCATCCGCGAGAAGTGGCAGCCACCATAAAAACCGTGCGCGACGGCTGGCCAGAGCGCCGCCTGGTTATGGTGTACCAGCCCCATCGCTATACCCGTACCCGCGATCTGTTCGAAGACTTTGTGCAGGTGTTATCGCAGGTCGACAAACTGGTTCTTCTGGATGTATATAGCGCCGGTGAAGCAGTCATTCCGGGTGCGGATGGCCGTACCCTCGCGCGTAGTATTCGTAATCGGGGGCAGATAGATCCGATTTTCGTGGAAAGCGTGGATCAGGTCCCCCCGATTCTGGCGGACCTGCTGGAGCCCGGCGATATCGTATTGACCCAGGGTGCGGGCAATGTGGGCGGGCTCGCGCAGCAATTATCGGAATGGCGGTTGGGCGATCACGCGGGCTCTGCGGACTAG
- a CDS encoding UDP-N-acetylmuramoyl-L-alanyl-D-glutamate--2,6-diaminopimelate ligase yields the protein MTQPNELQNRTASLVNLVPGYAGIPDVAVTGVALDSRQVKPGDVFMALRGTVVDGREYIDAAIDNGAAAVLADGDALGTRAHNGVQIVTVPGLAARVGEIAARFYGHPSESMYLVGVTGTNGKSTCAYLTSQLLAKHFGCAAVMGTIGNGVWKDGEITLQETGLTTPDPVRLQADYAAFLDDGARAAAMEVSSHSLAQGRVHGLVFDTAVFTNLTRDHLDYHGNMAAYGAAKEKLFGLPKLKRGVINIDDPFGAQMVERCKLRGLKVITYGLQSGDLQVRDLKRLDDGFSVRLITPWGEGELHAPLIGDFNIHNTLAVVAAAASAGMPLDSILAEFPNIQPVPGRMERVSSGEVNEISVLVDYAHTPDALRAALEAARPYCRNKLWCVFGCGGDRDNGKRAPMGRIAAELADYAVVTSDNPRGEDPQAIIDEILAGIDGGTDSDRCMVKVDRAEAIRHAIHAAAPGDTILIAGKGHEDYQLIAGEKLHFCDREQASKAMADRKGQTLEGSRG from the coding sequence GTGACCCAGCCTAACGAACTACAGAATCGCACAGCATCCCTGGTTAATCTGGTGCCGGGCTATGCGGGTATTCCAGATGTTGCGGTGACGGGCGTGGCCCTGGATAGTCGCCAGGTGAAGCCCGGGGATGTGTTTATGGCCCTGCGCGGTACCGTGGTGGACGGCCGGGAGTATATCGATGCCGCGATCGACAATGGTGCCGCGGCAGTACTCGCCGATGGCGATGCGCTCGGCACCCGGGCGCATAACGGTGTGCAGATTGTTACCGTGCCGGGGCTTGCGGCGCGGGTAGGTGAAATCGCGGCGCGTTTTTACGGGCATCCCTCAGAGTCCATGTACCTGGTGGGAGTGACCGGCACCAACGGCAAGTCCACCTGTGCCTACCTGACTTCGCAACTGCTCGCCAAGCATTTTGGCTGTGCGGCCGTAATGGGCACGATCGGCAACGGCGTATGGAAGGACGGTGAAATTACCCTGCAGGAAACCGGCCTGACGACCCCCGACCCCGTGCGCTTGCAGGCGGATTACGCTGCGTTTCTCGACGATGGCGCGCGCGCCGCGGCGATGGAAGTCTCATCCCATTCTCTCGCGCAGGGGCGGGTACACGGCCTGGTTTTCGACACCGCGGTGTTCACCAACCTGACCCGGGACCATCTGGATTACCACGGCAACATGGCCGCCTATGGCGCAGCGAAAGAAAAACTGTTTGGCCTGCCAAAACTCAAGCGTGGCGTGATCAATATCGATGACCCGTTTGGCGCACAGATGGTGGAACGCTGCAAACTGCGTGGACTCAAGGTGATTACCTATGGCCTGCAGTCCGGCGATCTGCAGGTGCGTGATCTCAAACGTCTCGACGATGGATTTTCCGTGCGTCTGATTACTCCCTGGGGTGAAGGCGAGCTGCACGCTCCGCTGATCGGCGACTTCAATATTCACAACACCTTGGCGGTAGTGGCTGCTGCTGCGTCTGCAGGAATGCCGCTCGACAGCATTCTCGCGGAGTTCCCGAATATCCAGCCGGTTCCCGGTCGTATGGAGAGGGTATCCAGCGGTGAAGTGAATGAAATCAGCGTGCTGGTGGATTACGCGCATACCCCGGATGCCCTGCGTGCCGCCCTGGAAGCTGCGCGTCCCTATTGCCGGAACAAACTGTGGTGCGTGTTTGGTTGTGGCGGTGATCGCGATAATGGCAAGCGTGCGCCAATGGGCCGGATCGCCGCGGAGCTAGCGGATTATGCGGTAGTGACCAGTGACAACCCCCGCGGTGAAGACCCGCAGGCCATCATCGATGAGATCCTTGCGGGCATTGACGGCGGCACCGACAGCGATCGCTGTATGGTAAAGGTCGATCGCGCCGAGGCTATCCGGCACGCCATCCATGCGGCCGCCCCTGGCGATACCATTTTGATTGCCGGCAAAGGACATGAAGACTACCAATTGATTGCGGGTGAAAAGCTGCATTTCTGTGATCGCGAGCAGGCCTCCAAGGCCATGGCGGATCGTAAAGGCCAGACACTGGAGGGTAGCCGCGGATGA